From Vicugna pacos chromosome 6, VicPac4, whole genome shotgun sequence, a single genomic window includes:
- the SPTSSA gene encoding serine palmitoyltransferase small subunit A encodes MALARAWKQISWFYYQYLLVTALYMLEPWERTVFNSMLVSIMGMALYTGYVFMPQHIMAILHYFEIVQ; translated from the exons ATGGCGCTGGCGCGGGCCTGGAAGCAGATATCCTGGTTCTACTACCAGTACCTGCTGGTCACGGCGCTCTACATGCTGGAGCCCTGGGAGCGGACTGTGTTCA ACTCCATGCTGGTTTCCATCATGGGGATGGCGCTGTACACGGGCTATGTCTTCATGCCTCAGCACATCATGGCGATACTGCACTACTTTGAAATTGTACAGTGA